In bacterium, the sequence ACAAAACCGGCCCACAATCCTCATTTTTTTTCGCTACAGAAACCAGTGAAACCAACAAGTCACCGACGCACCAAGAACCTGTGAACAACTTCGATAGATAAAAGCCAAACAAACGGTAGATTAGTCGTAAAATACCGCCGCCAGAGTCGCTTGGGCTCGAGAGCTAACCTAAAGACCCACTCAAGGCCAATATTTCGCATCCAGGCTGGCGCCCGCTTCTGGATACCAGCATAAACCGGAAAGGCCCCGCCCAACCCAACCATAACCGCCTCGATCTGACCCCGATGGCGGCCCATCCACTTCTCTTGCTTAGGGCAACCAAGCGCAACCAAGACAAAATGAGCTCCGCTCGCATTAATGGCGGCTACCGTGTGGGCCTCCTCCTCAGGCATAAGATCTCGGAATGGGGGCGAAATTGCCCCGACCACGATCAGTCTAGGGTAGTCCACAGCCAGGCGTGCTCGGATTTTGGAAAGCACTTCCGGTGTCGAACCGACAAGAAATAACTTCAGTCCTCGCTGTTCGCCGGCAGAGGAGATAGCCATTAACAGATCCATGCCAGCCGCCCGGTCCTGTTCACGTTTTCCGAACAGCCGGAGTGCCCAAACCAGTGGCATTCCATCTGGCGTGACCAAATCAGCGGCCTCCAAGACTTGGCAAAAAGTCGGATCCGAATGGGCTTCCATTACCATGTGAACGTTTGCCACGCAAACGACCCTAGACTCTCGACTTTCTGCCCATTTCACCATCTGATTGACCAATTGGTCACATTTCAGCGCAGAAACCGGGGCCCCCAATATGGGCGTCGCCGCAACCGGTGGCATTCCAATTACCTCCCCCTACGTCCTGACTGATCCAAGAAAGCCAAGATACCATGCTTGAAATTGGCAACCATTACATCAAGCGTCAATCGTGCAGCAGAAGCTTTGGCACCTTCCTTGAGACGAGCCCTAAGAGCTGGGTCATGCAAATATCTCACAACAGCATCCACATATTCCTGGAGAGAGAATGGTGTAACATCACCATTCACACCAGGAAGCAAATATTCGATCTCGGGACTATGCACGGGTATGTCTGTGGTAAAAACGGGGAGTGCAGCTACAAAAGCATCCAGGATAGCCAATCCCACCAATCCCGGGTTGAGTACGACATCGCTGACTCCAAAGTAAACAGCCTTTTCGAAGCCAAACTGGGATCCCACTATATGAATCCATTCATCAGACCCGACATAGTGCCGCAGATTATCTCGCTCAGGGCCATCCCCAACAATAATCAGGTGAAAATTCGGAATTTGTTCACGTAATAAGCGCGCAGCATCGACCAAGAAATGTAACTTTTTATCTCCATATAGCGATCCACAGAACAAGCCAACAAGATCACCCGGTAAAATTCCTAGGCGAAGTCGCAGTGCCGAGCGATTTTCTTCGCTAATTGCAGACACTTCGGCTTCGAAGCTGCTGGTATCTACTGAGTTCTGAACCACTGTGATCCGATCAGATGGAAAGCCATTACGTTTCAGATAATCTGCCGTTCCCTGAGTATAGGCAAACCACCATCCAACCATATTCAACGTTTGATGCTTAAGCCACTCTTCAAATCCCGACTTCCGGGCCTGGCGATTG encodes:
- a CDS encoding WecB/TagA/CpsF family glycosyltransferase; this encodes MPPVAATPILGAPVSALKCDQLVNQMVKWAESRESRVVCVANVHMVMEAHSDPTFCQVLEAADLVTPDGMPLVWALRLFGKREQDRAAGMDLLMAISSAGEQRGLKLFLVGSTPEVLSKIRARLAVDYPRLIVVGAISPPFRDLMPEEEAHTVAAINASGAHFVLVALGCPKQEKWMGRHRGQIEAVMVGLGGAFPVYAGIQKRAPAWMRNIGLEWVFRLALEPKRLWRRYFTTNLPFVWLLSIEVVHRFLVRR
- a CDS encoding glycosyltransferase family 4 protein, with protein sequence MKQYRVPFFEALARVLAEHNIELTVAFGEPTIEEATKGDSATLSHQISRPVKNYWLFNGKLLIQNVCQEIIRSDVVIVEHANKHLVNYPLLLGARLGLKSLAFWGHGYNRQARKSGFEEWLKHQTLNMVGWWFAYTQGTADYLKRNGFPSDRITVVQNSVDTSSFEAEVSAISEENRSALRLRLGILPGDLVGLFCGSLYGDKKLHFLVDAARLLREQIPNFHLIIVGDGPERDNLRHYVGSDEWIHIVGSQFGFEKAVYFGVSDVVLNPGLVGLAILDAFVAALPVFTTDIPVHSPEIEYLLPGVNGDVTPFSLQEYVDAVVRYLHDPALRARLKEGAKASAARLTLDVMVANFKHGILAFLDQSGRRGR